The following coding sequences lie in one Chelatococcus sp. YT9 genomic window:
- a CDS encoding extracellular solute-binding protein, whose protein sequence is MRGIVRLIIAGAAGGVVLSAGASAQDIMIWHDKGEDGLRMIEQMSELYKKEHPNVTIKSLSMPTDQWFSRTIAALNTNTAPDIIFNDNPRIVQIQQTTRKLSDLKPQLDQLSADDRKAISPADVAASTYQDRVLQIPFQRTMTGLGVRKSWLAKVGEPYPQTWDDVLRVAKKFQDDDPDGNGRKDTFGIAMQAGDPASMINGGISLLVYGNSLPHPFVNDKGDVIIDQPEVAKATIEYLKLFTDYKLVSPETVNHTFTDMYQLIEGGRVGMFRVGNWNVGKWDKSPPAGDYIVGGYPTFGPGPGAMVVGSVRGMAVPENAKNKEAAKEFVKFIVSKGAQQISLNNMGGSVRGDLDTSSLTPGLKPFVESNKLQMDDFAAAKFPWYLKLQEAYYKHLINAVNNPPADWNTWIKTTADVLRKEQANLQKKG, encoded by the coding sequence ATGAGGGGTATTGTGCGTCTGATTATTGCGGGTGCGGCCGGGGGCGTGGTTCTCTCCGCCGGCGCTAGCGCCCAGGACATCATGATCTGGCACGACAAGGGAGAAGATGGGCTGCGCATGATTGAGCAGATGAGCGAGCTCTATAAGAAAGAGCACCCGAACGTCACAATCAAATCACTGTCCATGCCCACGGATCAATGGTTCAGCCGCACCATTGCCGCGTTGAATACGAACACCGCGCCGGATATCATCTTCAACGACAATCCACGGATCGTGCAGATACAGCAGACCACGCGCAAGCTATCGGACCTGAAACCGCAGCTTGACCAATTATCGGCTGACGATCGCAAAGCAATATCGCCAGCGGACGTTGCCGCTTCCACCTATCAGGATCGTGTGCTGCAGATCCCGTTCCAACGCACGATGACCGGCCTCGGTGTGCGCAAGAGCTGGCTGGCTAAGGTGGGTGAGCCCTATCCGCAGACGTGGGATGATGTCCTGCGCGTCGCGAAGAAATTCCAGGATGACGATCCCGATGGGAATGGGCGAAAAGATACCTTCGGAATTGCCATGCAAGCGGGCGACCCCGCGTCGATGATCAACGGCGGCATCAGCCTCCTCGTCTACGGCAACAGTCTTCCCCATCCTTTCGTCAATGATAAGGGCGACGTGATCATCGATCAACCGGAAGTCGCCAAGGCGACGATCGAGTATCTGAAGCTCTTTACCGACTATAAGCTCGTGTCGCCGGAAACCGTGAACCACACCTTTACCGATATGTACCAGCTCATCGAAGGCGGCCGTGTCGGCATGTTCCGCGTCGGCAACTGGAATGTCGGCAAGTGGGACAAGTCGCCGCCGGCCGGCGACTACATCGTCGGCGGTTATCCCACATTCGGTCCTGGCCCCGGCGCCATGGTCGTGGGATCGGTTCGCGGCATGGCAGTTCCAGAGAATGCGAAGAACAAGGAAGCCGCGAAGGAATTCGTCAAGTTCATCGTCTCGAAGGGAGCCCAGCAGATATCGCTCAACAACATGGGCGGAAGTGTGCGCGGGGATTTGGATACGAGCAGCCTCACCCCGGGCCTCAAGCCTTTCGTCGAAAGCAACAAGCTGCAGATGGACGATTTCGCCGCCGCGAAGTTTCCCTGGTATCTCAAGCTCCAGGAGGCCTATTACAAGCATCTCATCAATGCCGTGAACAACCCTCCTGCCGATTGGAACACCTGGATCAAGACGACGGCTGATGTGCTGCGTAAGGAGCAGGCAAACCTTCAGAAGAAGGGCTAG
- a CDS encoding sugar ABC transporter permease: protein MSSVALHRVPAERRILKNNAAWQYATLYLFLAPFAVMTILFGLWPIADSIRIAFTESSTALSDAPVYVGLENFHSVLADSTFQSSLWRTLLYTVLAVTINVSAAIGLAVLLAHPALRRGRTLFKLAIFLPVITPDVASFIVWKWMFNQNFGIVNHTLMSLGLPPFPGVTQPASAFATLLIVEAWQHVGLYTLIFLTNLQLLDRTLDESAQIDGANGWQRLIFVTIPQLRPAITINTVYALIEFLKTFTVIFVITKGGPNFSTNFISYYAYTKFTGAQYGEATAIATILFVIVFGLAASAYAYLDRSANR, encoded by the coding sequence ATGTCATCTGTCGCGCTTCATCGCGTTCCCGCAGAGCGGCGTATCTTGAAGAACAATGCCGCTTGGCAATACGCCACGCTGTATCTTTTCCTGGCGCCATTCGCGGTCATGACCATCCTGTTCGGTCTTTGGCCAATTGCCGACAGCATCCGTATCGCCTTTACAGAGTCGAGTACGGCTCTGAGTGACGCCCCTGTCTATGTCGGGCTTGAAAATTTCCACTCCGTGCTAGCGGACAGCACATTTCAATCATCACTGTGGCGCACCCTGCTCTATACGGTGCTCGCCGTCACCATAAACGTCTCGGCGGCCATCGGCCTCGCCGTGCTGCTTGCGCATCCGGCGCTACGGCGTGGCAGAACGCTCTTCAAGCTCGCCATATTTCTTCCCGTCATCACCCCCGATGTCGCGAGCTTCATCGTCTGGAAGTGGATGTTCAACCAGAACTTCGGCATCGTGAACCACACCTTAATGAGCCTTGGTCTGCCTCCCTTTCCCGGCGTCACCCAACCGGCCAGCGCCTTCGCGACCTTGCTGATCGTCGAGGCGTGGCAGCATGTGGGCCTCTACACCCTCATTTTCCTAACGAACCTTCAACTGCTCGACAGAACGTTGGATGAATCCGCACAGATCGATGGAGCTAACGGCTGGCAGCGCTTGATCTTCGTCACGATACCGCAGCTGCGGCCCGCGATAACCATCAATACGGTCTATGCACTCATCGAATTTCTGAAGACATTTACCGTCATCTTCGTGATAACAAAGGGCGGCCCGAATTTCTCCACGAATTTCATCTCGTACTATGCCTATACAAAGTTCACGGGCGCTCAGTACGGCGAAGCGACGGCGATCGCGACCATATTGTTCGTCATCGTCTTTGGATTGGCGGCCAGCGCGTATGCCTATCTGGACCGGAGTGCGAACAGATGA
- a CDS encoding carbohydrate ABC transporter permease, producing the protein MNDAEFTAAPTSRSVAIILYCIATVIAAIFIYPFLWMVVSSFRTQEAILSAPMRLLPESFDTAAFRSLATIGGTALSSFAWNSLLITVLATAVGVCVMGLGAYALYRNPRLPLFTSVRYGFLLTIMYPNMLLVIPLYFVSYKLGLLGTTLGIVLVMSLVPLVFFIFVQFFRTIPHEMIEAARIDGASEWQILTLIILPIARPVILTAVLIAFLMNWKQWFPIMVLSTSPDTYTLPVALAALNSEYGVDFQATMALATITVVPVVVLFLVTQRRVMGSFMAGAVKG; encoded by the coding sequence ATGAATGACGCCGAATTCACTGCAGCACCGACATCACGTTCCGTCGCCATCATCCTTTATTGTATCGCGACTGTGATTGCCGCGATCTTCATTTACCCCTTCCTCTGGATGGTGGTCAGCTCATTTCGCACGCAGGAGGCGATCCTTTCGGCTCCCATGCGCTTATTGCCGGAAAGCTTTGACACCGCCGCCTTCCGCAGTCTTGCGACAATTGGCGGAACGGCGCTGTCGTCCTTCGCGTGGAATTCCTTGCTGATAACGGTACTTGCGACGGCTGTCGGCGTCTGTGTGATGGGGCTCGGCGCCTATGCGCTCTATCGCAATCCCAGGCTCCCCCTGTTTACGAGCGTGCGTTACGGCTTTCTGCTGACCATCATGTACCCGAACATGCTCCTGGTCATTCCGCTATACTTCGTCTCCTACAAGCTCGGGCTGCTTGGCACCACCTTGGGTATCGTGCTGGTCATGAGCCTTGTGCCTCTGGTCTTTTTCATTTTCGTGCAGTTCTTCAGGACCATTCCGCATGAAATGATCGAAGCTGCGCGCATTGATGGCGCGAGCGAGTGGCAAATTCTGACCCTCATCATTCTGCCGATTGCACGCCCGGTCATCCTGACCGCCGTTCTCATCGCGTTTCTGATGAACTGGAAACAGTGGTTTCCCATCATGGTTCTGTCGACAAGCCCGGATACATACACCCTACCCGTCGCGCTCGCCGCCCTGAATAGCGAATATGGCGTCGACTTCCAGGCGACGATGGCGCTGGCGACGATCACAGTGGTCCCTGTGGTCGTGCTGTTCCTCGTGACACAGCGCCGCGTCATGGGAAGCTTCATGGCGGGCGCGGTCAAGGGATAG
- a CDS encoding LacI family DNA-binding transcriptional regulator, translating to MTQRKNQNDLAKALGVSVSTISRALADAPGISEDLRERVRRLARDMGYEARGAKGGTSRHVHAYVTLDRTTDGLTGFYDGIVKWMIAEARASSMTIEVRLAADRTEDIRRIIDDVTTRRTEAVFLVGIDPPAELAQLLLERRIPTVLVNGADPEMRFDCVTPANFYGAQMAAQMLMQQGHSSLLYVSGHLRWTTLQRLRGFKTAVADVPGVRLSVVTLPAPTREEVERVVDAVEEGPSRPTAIFCINDLYAVSLMQALHARGFDVPGDVSVLGFDDLPFAEHVTPRLSTLRVGLRDIGRQAVQLMARRFTDPDAIRLQIEVAVVPVKGQTVSTVAEGPGKRVRDP from the coding sequence GTGACCCAACGGAAAAACCAGAATGATCTTGCCAAGGCGCTTGGTGTGTCAGTCAGCACCATATCCCGGGCTCTCGCAGATGCGCCAGGCATCAGCGAGGATCTCCGCGAGCGTGTTCGCCGGCTGGCGCGCGACATGGGCTACGAGGCGCGGGGTGCCAAAGGCGGCACATCCCGCCATGTCCATGCCTATGTGACCCTTGACCGGACAACCGACGGCCTGACAGGATTTTACGACGGAATCGTCAAATGGATGATCGCTGAAGCACGCGCCTCATCCATGACCATTGAGGTGCGCCTTGCTGCCGACCGTACCGAAGACATCAGGCGTATCATTGACGATGTCACGACGAGGCGTACTGAGGCGGTTTTCCTGGTGGGCATCGATCCCCCTGCCGAGTTGGCGCAATTGCTGCTGGAAAGGCGGATCCCGACCGTCCTCGTGAACGGCGCAGATCCAGAGATGCGCTTCGACTGTGTCACGCCCGCCAATTTTTATGGTGCTCAGATGGCAGCGCAGATGCTGATGCAGCAAGGGCATAGTTCGCTGCTCTACGTCTCCGGGCATCTGCGCTGGACCACGCTGCAGAGATTGCGTGGGTTCAAGACGGCGGTGGCCGACGTGCCCGGGGTGCGTCTATCGGTCGTGACCCTTCCCGCACCGACACGGGAGGAGGTGGAACGCGTGGTCGATGCGGTCGAGGAGGGACCCTCGCGACCCACAGCGATATTCTGCATCAATGATCTGTATGCCGTCAGCTTGATGCAGGCATTGCATGCCCGTGGCTTCGACGTGCCGGGAGACGTCTCTGTCCTTGGATTTGATGACTTGCCTTTCGCCGAACACGTGACACCAAGGCTCTCCACGCTCCGGGTTGGGCTACGGGATATCGGCCGGCAGGCGGTTCAACTGATGGCACGGCGTTTCACAGACCCTGACGCCATCAGACTGCAGATCGAGGTTGCGGTCGTGCCGGTGAAAGGGCAGACGGTCAGCACGGTCGCTGAGGGACCGGGGAAGCGTGTTCGGGATCCGTAG
- a CDS encoding DUF1810 domain-containing protein, giving the protein MTSKDPFDLERFVTAQDGVFDIALAELHAGCKMSHWMWFVFPQQGGLGRSMRAQFYELASLDEAKAYLAHPLLAQRLISATQAVLAHPHLTAYAIFSTPDDMKFHASMTVFSRASADACSPFRHAIDVFFGGVEHAPTVELLSV; this is encoded by the coding sequence ATGACGAGCAAAGATCCCTTTGATCTAGAGCGCTTCGTGACAGCTCAGGACGGCGTTTTCGACATCGCGCTGGCGGAACTCCATGCCGGCTGCAAGATGAGCCACTGGATGTGGTTCGTGTTTCCGCAGCAGGGCGGCCTCGGTCGCTCTATGCGCGCCCAGTTCTATGAGCTCGCGTCGTTAGACGAAGCGAAGGCCTATCTCGCGCATCCTCTTTTGGCGCAGCGTCTCATTTCGGCGACGCAAGCAGTGCTTGCGCATCCCCATCTCACGGCCTATGCCATTTTCAGCACGCCCGACGACATGAAGTTTCACGCCTCAATGACCGTGTTCTCCCGTGCGAGTGCCGACGCATGCTCCCCGTTTAGGCACGCAATCGACGTCTTCTTCGGTGGCGTCGAACACGCACCGACCGTGGAACTGCTCTCTGTTTGA
- a CDS encoding helix-turn-helix domain-containing protein, with translation MKPTAAHLPGKCHKANEVIALIGDKWTVHIVMLLATGKQRFSEIERSVDGISRKMLTTTLRGLERDGYVTRRVFPTIPPRVEYELTSFGHELSSPLRALGDWAAANHQRVLDARQAYDRRAAV, from the coding sequence ATGAAACCGACCGCCGCCCATCTACCGGGGAAATGCCACAAGGCCAATGAGGTCATAGCGTTGATCGGTGACAAATGGACGGTGCATATCGTCATGTTGCTCGCGACCGGCAAGCAGCGTTTCAGCGAGATCGAACGCTCTGTCGATGGCATCTCACGCAAGATGCTGACGACGACGTTGCGCGGGTTGGAGCGGGACGGCTATGTGACGCGCCGCGTGTTTCCGACGATTCCGCCGCGCGTAGAATATGAACTGACAAGTTTCGGGCATGAGCTATCCAGCCCCTTGCGTGCGCTCGGGGATTGGGCTGCGGCCAACCATCAACGGGTGCTGGACGCCCGCCAAGCGTACGATCGTCGCGCGGCGGTCTGA
- a CDS encoding NADPH-dependent FMN reductase, whose product MHNVAVIVGSLRRESINRKFAESIGKLASDRLNFNFVQIGDLPLYNDDLWQSPPESVLRLKAEVEAADAVLFVTPEYNRTFSPAIKNAIDWGTRPWGKNSWAGKPAAIIGASPGVIGAAVAQNELKGLVTVCGMALLGQPEVYFCYKPELFDSANEVADESTKAFLNTFIDRFAAWIAKAK is encoded by the coding sequence ATGCACAATGTTGCCGTCATCGTTGGCTCCCTGCGCCGGGAATCCATCAACCGCAAATTCGCCGAGAGCATTGGCAAGCTGGCGAGCGATCGTCTCAATTTCAACTTTGTGCAGATTGGTGATCTGCCGCTCTACAACGACGATCTCTGGCAGTCGCCCCCGGAGAGCGTCCTCCGCCTGAAAGCCGAGGTCGAGGCCGCCGACGCTGTCCTCTTTGTGACGCCAGAATACAACAGGACGTTCTCGCCAGCTATCAAGAATGCGATCGACTGGGGTACTCGGCCTTGGGGCAAGAACTCCTGGGCAGGCAAACCTGCGGCGATCATCGGGGCGTCGCCGGGGGTCATTGGAGCGGCGGTGGCCCAAAATGAGCTCAAAGGCCTCGTCACAGTCTGCGGGATGGCACTGCTGGGTCAGCCAGAAGTCTACTTCTGCTACAAGCCGGAGCTTTTCGACAGTGCCAATGAGGTGGCCGATGAGAGCACGAAGGCCTTTCTGAATACGTTCATCGACCGTTTCGCGGCCTGGATCGCCAAGGCGAAATAG
- a CDS encoding dienelactone hydrolase family protein, with protein MTDSLVILLHGVGARGTDLDPLRDALRAHLPNTQFVAPDAPDPFDRGKPLRQWFSTTGVTVVNRPQRVAAARAGFDAIINDIVDVQGLKNRLDRVAFVGFSQGAIMALDAAASGRWRVAATVAFAGRLASPPPLSPAGARILLVHGAADTVIPAAESEEAFSRLHAAGADVSFETLPDVGHFVSPDGIALAGAYLARIFKANTAAMQV; from the coding sequence ATGACAGATTCGCTTGTTATTCTCCTGCATGGTGTCGGTGCGCGCGGCACCGATCTTGACCCCCTTCGCGATGCCTTGCGTGCGCATCTTCCGAACACGCAATTCGTCGCGCCCGACGCGCCTGACCCCTTTGATCGAGGCAAGCCGCTCCGGCAGTGGTTCAGTACGACGGGCGTGACCGTGGTGAATCGGCCGCAACGGGTCGCCGCCGCTCGCGCTGGCTTCGACGCCATCATCAATGACATCGTCGATGTTCAAGGCCTTAAGAACCGGCTCGATCGGGTTGCTTTTGTCGGCTTTTCGCAAGGTGCGATCATGGCGCTGGATGCAGCCGCCTCAGGCCGCTGGCGGGTTGCTGCAACCGTCGCCTTCGCAGGACGGCTCGCTTCTCCACCGCCACTCTCACCAGCGGGTGCGCGCATACTGCTGGTTCATGGCGCTGCCGACACGGTCATTCCGGCAGCAGAGAGCGAAGAGGCGTTTAGTCGTTTGCACGCAGCCGGCGCTGATGTCAGTTTCGAGACGCTGCCCGACGTTGGACATTTCGTCAGCCCGGATGGCATCGCGCTGGCGGGTGCCTATCTCGCGCGGATATTCAAGGCGAATACCGCCGCCATGCAGGTTTAG
- a CDS encoding DUF2218 domain-containing protein, with protein MSAIHANVPTSAASRYLQQLCKHWSHKFVVTFTPSHGEIVLQLGRCVLDADSVKLSVSLYPEAGTDVQRFKEVVQEHIVRFAFRETLHFDWQDGERGTRTS; from the coding sequence ATGAGTGCGATCCACGCCAATGTGCCGACCTCCGCAGCGAGCCGCTATCTACAGCAGCTCTGCAAGCACTGGAGCCACAAGTTCGTTGTGACATTCACTCCCAGTCATGGTGAGATCGTATTGCAATTAGGCCGCTGCGTCCTTGACGCGGACAGCGTCAAGCTGTCGGTCAGCCTTTACCCGGAAGCAGGCACAGACGTGCAGCGCTTTAAAGAAGTCGTGCAGGAGCATATCGTCCGTTTTGCCTTTCGCGAGACCCTGCATTTCGATTGGCAAGACGGCGAACGAGGCACAAGGACTTCATGA
- a CDS encoding VOC family protein — MTTPSTLAMGRVALTVNDIDSVGAFYERAIGLHLLRRDSEHAELGVGDTVLLELRGDKAARRRAPREAGLFHTAFLLPTRADLGRWTRNALNIRTPIVGASDHDVSEAIYLSDPEGNGVEIYADRPSHSWLWRDGVVTMSTKPLDMEDLLGSAGDHPWDSFPEGSKIGHVHLQVGALPPAEAFYSETLGLDVTCHYRGATFYAADGYHHHIATNIWNSRGAPERSYPSTGLADVEISVAPSRLAAVSDLVESAGEATPERLNLRDPWGTSITLLAR; from the coding sequence ATGACAACGCCATCAACGCTCGCCATGGGGCGTGTCGCTTTGACCGTCAACGATATCGACAGTGTCGGGGCGTTCTATGAACGCGCTATCGGCCTTCATCTCCTGCGTCGCGACAGCGAACATGCGGAGCTGGGTGTCGGGGACACGGTCCTGCTGGAACTGCGCGGGGACAAGGCAGCGCGCCGCCGTGCGCCGCGCGAGGCCGGGTTGTTCCATACCGCCTTCCTGTTGCCCACACGCGCCGATCTCGGGCGCTGGACCCGCAACGCATTGAATATCCGGACACCAATCGTCGGTGCATCCGATCATGATGTCAGCGAGGCGATCTATCTCTCGGACCCGGAGGGGAACGGCGTCGAAATCTACGCCGATCGCCCGTCCCACAGCTGGCTCTGGCGGGATGGCGTGGTGACCATGTCGACGAAGCCGCTCGACATGGAAGACCTGCTAGGCTCCGCTGGTGACCACCCATGGGACAGTTTCCCGGAGGGATCGAAGATCGGCCACGTCCATCTGCAGGTGGGCGCGCTCCCACCTGCAGAGGCCTTCTATAGCGAGACGCTGGGGCTCGACGTCACATGTCACTATCGGGGCGCAACGTTCTACGCCGCGGATGGCTATCATCATCATATCGCGACCAATATCTGGAACAGCCGGGGCGCCCCTGAACGCTCCTACCCGTCGACTGGCCTGGCGGACGTTGAAATCAGTGTGGCGCCCTCGCGCCTTGCGGCGGTCAGTGACCTCGTCGAGAGCGCCGGTGAGGCAACGCCCGAGCGCCTCAACCTCCGGGACCCCTGGGGCACATCGATTACATTGCTCGCACGTTGA
- a CDS encoding DoxX family protein: MSDSRTAPYAALVLRLVLGVLFLAHAGLKLFVFTPAGTAAFFGSLGLPGWFAYVTIAWELVGAIALILGLWPRLVALAMIPVLVGAIVTVHGPAGFFFTNPKGGWEFLGLWIAGLAALALIGDGAFALRPTNSRSAA, translated from the coding sequence ATGTCCGACTCTCGTACCGCTCCCTACGCCGCTCTTGTTCTGCGGCTCGTGCTCGGTGTGCTGTTTCTCGCGCATGCGGGGCTTAAGCTCTTTGTCTTCACACCCGCGGGAACAGCCGCCTTTTTCGGCTCTCTTGGCCTGCCGGGATGGTTTGCCTACGTCACCATCGCCTGGGAACTGGTCGGTGCCATCGCGCTGATCCTCGGCCTTTGGCCTCGGCTGGTCGCCCTTGCCATGATTCCCGTTCTGGTCGGCGCGATCGTTACTGTTCATGGGCCTGCCGGTTTCTTTTTCACCAATCCAAAGGGCGGGTGGGAATTCCTCGGCCTTTGGATCGCCGGCCTCGCGGCCCTCGCGCTGATCGGCGATGGCGCCTTTGCCCTGAGGCCGACCAACTCCCGGTCGGCTGCCTGA
- a CDS encoding LysR family transcriptional regulator, which yields MSISEPIMERLDCDRMFVAVLDAGSFAAAARRLGTSSGHASKLISKLESDLGVQLLKRTTRALSPTEVGQAYYERIKSLLDEFDALDASVRNASGAPAGRLRLTAPLSFGATQLVPVLLDFARGFPEIQLDVSFSDRVVNLVDEGFDAAIRIGKPGDSSLIARRLCDVRVVLVASQSYIADHGAPLHPDDLATHECIIDANFRDPFSWPFRQGDGSALLVPVTGRLRFSNGEACLAAAEAGFGIAYVPSFIAGPSLRAGRVQPLLPAMEMQPHGLFALYPPGRHLALKVRALVDYLATCFRGKPAWDEGW from the coding sequence ATGTCTATATCGGAACCGATTATGGAGCGTCTCGACTGTGACCGCATGTTCGTGGCGGTGCTCGATGCCGGCAGTTTTGCCGCTGCAGCGCGGCGGCTCGGTACCAGCAGTGGGCATGCTTCGAAGCTCATTTCGAAGCTTGAAAGCGACCTGGGTGTGCAACTCCTCAAGCGAACGACGCGGGCCCTCTCGCCGACGGAAGTCGGCCAGGCTTATTACGAGCGCATCAAGTCGTTGCTCGATGAGTTCGACGCGTTGGACGCTTCGGTCCGCAACGCCTCGGGTGCGCCGGCGGGACGGTTGCGGCTAACGGCGCCGCTGTCCTTCGGCGCCACGCAGCTTGTACCGGTGCTGCTCGACTTCGCGCGGGGCTTCCCCGAGATACAACTCGATGTGAGTTTTTCGGATCGTGTCGTCAATCTGGTCGATGAGGGATTCGACGCTGCGATCCGCATTGGAAAGCCCGGCGACAGCAGCCTCATCGCGCGTCGGCTGTGCGATGTCCGGGTGGTCCTTGTAGCCTCACAGTCCTACATTGCGGATCACGGCGCGCCGCTGCATCCCGATGATCTCGCGACACATGAATGCATCATCGACGCCAATTTTCGCGATCCCTTCTCCTGGCCGTTCCGTCAAGGAGATGGTTCCGCATTGCTCGTGCCGGTCACGGGGCGGCTGCGTTTCTCCAATGGCGAGGCGTGCCTTGCCGCGGCGGAGGCAGGCTTTGGTATCGCCTATGTGCCAAGCTTCATCGCGGGGCCCAGCCTTCGCGCCGGCCGGGTGCAGCCGCTCCTGCCCGCCATGGAAATGCAGCCGCATGGCCTGTTCGCGCTCTATCCTCCCGGACGGCACCTCGCGCTCAAGGTGCGCGCACTTGTCGATTACCTCGCCACATGTTTTCGCGGCAAGCCAGCCTGGGATGAGGGATGGTAG
- a CDS encoding LacI family DNA-binding transcriptional regulator, whose translation MSKKPAAARQTQPSLRHVAERANVSVMTVSNVINGRMARVGKEVAERVRAAIDELGYRPQRSGRSLRLQREFALGLTVMHPDRRFLDDPYITQVAAGMSNYLATVGYGLMVNGLQDQEALAAFVGRSTGYDGFAVMVSGERGERVATYRTLAQLNLPMLIVQDLPPDDMTTASSVRQDDRGGAAALAEDLLRRNVSRLLCVMPRQIWPGTEQRAAGIAEATRARIAAGQLTVDYFTSHEEDFETSVEEIVEQLSNGPVPDAIMGGNDQLGLAAIQAATRCGFEVPGDIMVTGFNAFWFRKFSTPVLSSVTSPAYEIGLEAAQMLVRAINGEEPGGLHKLLPVYPAAGGSIRPADEDRIDAGDDSAAGHGQAGG comes from the coding sequence ATGAGCAAGAAGCCCGCTGCTGCGCGCCAGACACAGCCGAGCCTACGCCATGTGGCCGAGCGTGCGAACGTGTCCGTGATGACGGTGTCGAACGTTATCAACGGACGCATGGCACGCGTCGGCAAGGAGGTCGCAGAGCGCGTGCGCGCCGCGATTGATGAACTGGGCTACCGGCCGCAGCGCAGTGGCCGAAGCTTGCGTCTGCAGCGCGAGTTCGCGCTGGGGCTGACAGTCATGCATCCGGACCGGCGCTTCCTCGACGACCCCTATATCACGCAGGTCGCCGCGGGCATGAGTAACTATCTGGCGACGGTCGGCTACGGCCTCATGGTCAATGGTCTGCAGGATCAGGAGGCCCTGGCCGCGTTTGTCGGCCGCAGCACGGGCTACGACGGGTTTGCCGTCATGGTCTCCGGTGAACGTGGCGAACGCGTCGCCACCTATCGAACACTCGCGCAGCTCAACTTGCCGATGCTGATCGTGCAGGACCTGCCACCGGACGATATGACGACAGCGAGTTCCGTGCGCCAGGATGACAGGGGTGGGGCTGCGGCGCTGGCGGAGGATCTGCTGCGCCGCAATGTCAGCCGGCTTTTGTGCGTCATGCCGCGCCAGATCTGGCCTGGAACGGAGCAGCGCGCTGCGGGGATTGCGGAGGCCACGCGCGCCCGGATTGCCGCGGGGCAGCTCACGGTGGACTATTTCACGTCCCATGAGGAGGATTTTGAAACATCGGTCGAGGAGATAGTGGAGCAGCTTAGCAACGGCCCTGTCCCCGACGCCATCATGGGCGGCAACGATCAACTCGGCCTCGCCGCGATTCAGGCCGCGACCCGCTGCGGGTTCGAGGTGCCGGGTGACATCATGGTTACGGGTTTCAACGCCTTCTGGTTTCGCAAATTTTCTACACCGGTGCTCAGCAGCGTGACCTCACCGGCTTATGAGATTGGTCTCGAGGCCGCACAAATGCTCGTCCGTGCCATCAACGGCGAGGAGCCCGGCGGCTTACACAAGCTCCTGCCCGTATATCCCGCAGCAGGTGGATCCATCCGTCCTGCGGACGAGGATCGCATCGACGCGGGAGATGACAGCGCGGCCGGGCATGGTCAGGCTGGCGGTTAG